In a single window of the Centropristis striata isolate RG_2023a ecotype Rhode Island chromosome 18, C.striata_1.0, whole genome shotgun sequence genome:
- the si:dkey-12h9.6 gene encoding macoilin isoform X2 produces the protein MKKRYVDANRLRKMKKLKITEKLSESAYTFLKFMMMWTLVLLADFILEFRLEYLWPCWLFFGSVYTTFHCHGLVICVVFVCAAFTLDIFCLIFVPLHWLFFVASTYVLFNYIWHTEKGICISTVSLWILLVYTEASLRLKDLKTSHANLSHLFAAHCIGYPVVYLGFDATCYFTNIFKLRIQKAVQNENDFHMHLLQHSLPPGLQVYPKTGTDGSSSSKWKIKPESTQYQCQNSAVVAHDEVHTVDCLQIRSEERATEKGTLEVRAAEPNRRLLSSKPNESRDVLHCGAGGPESSMTPENLPQDEQGSKATRAAKSSSPKARRGSTNTPSPPAGRTEKKQRSSSKTVSPNRDVTEKSATAAQQNHHAEQMTKLEQELRRLKGELQASRQSEQELRSHICNLTNSERSLRPEVSLLRQSNMLLQSKILCLTKTKQRDKQSSAMLEKKTRAETEARLSAEKQLAELQAQKLEEAASTARSLTNRQEHCETQMLRKRVKDLETEYKQLQLECQVKESRVVDLESDVEALGKYRCVEKETDMLLSTLSAMQEKAQHLEYNLSAETRIKLDLFSALGDARRQLEIAQDKVMRQDREIKEMKQKIAEVMAVSPGMSYMAPRPPVPQYLTKLLNSERYMLNPRALMYQCLKK, from the exons ATGAAGAAACGTTATGTGGACGCGAACAGGCTACggaaaatgaaaaaactgaaaattacGGAGAAGCTGTCTGAAAG TGCATACACGTTCCTGAAGTTTATGATGATGTGGACGCTGGTGCTGCTGGCAGATTTCATCCTTGAATTCAGACTGGAGTATTTGTGGCCATGCTGGCTCTTCTTTGGGAGTGTATACACCACGTTCCACTGCCACGGGCTG gttatttgtgttgtttttgtttgtgctgcCTTTACTCTGGACatcttttgtttaatttttgttCCTTTGCACTGGTTGTTCTTTGTGGCAAGCACCTATGTGTTATTCAATTACATATGGCACACAG AGAAAGGCATCTGTATATCAACAGTGTCCCTGTGGATCCTGCTTGTGTACACAGAGGCTTCACTTCGACTCAAAGACCTTAAAACCTCTCATGCCAACCTGTCTCATCTTTTTGCTGCACATTG CATTGGATATCCTGTAGTGTATCTGGGGTTTGACGCCACCTGCTACTTCACCAACATCTTCAAGCTGCGCATACAGAAAGCCGTGCAGAATGAGAATGACTTCCACATGCACCTCCTGCAGCACTCGCTTCCTCCAGGCCTGCAGGTTTACCCCAAGACTGGCACAGATGGCAGCAGCA GCTCAAAATGGAAGATAAAGCCTGAGTCGACTCAGTACCAGTGTCAGAACAGCGCCGTGGTGGCCCATGATGAGGTGCACACTGTGGACTGCCTCCAGATCCGCAGCGAGGAGAGAGCGACGGAGAAGGGAACTCTGGAGGTGCGGGCAGCCGAACCAAACCGACGGCTGCTATCATCCAAACCTAACGAGTCCAGAGATGTGCTCCACTGTGGGGCGGGAGGACCAGAATCCTCCATGACCCCGGAAAATCTACCTCAAGATGAGCAAGGAAGCAAAGCCACTCGGGCGGCTAAAAGCTCCTCGCCAAAAGCCCGCAGAGGCAGCACAAACACTCCGTCACCACCTGCGGGGAGGACTGAGAAGAAGCAAAGATCCAGCTCGAAAACAGTCAGCCCCAACCGGGACGTGACAGAGAAGAGCGCCACAGCAGCTCAGCAGAATCATCACGCTGAACAGATGACCAA GTTGGAGCAGGAGCTGAGGAGGCTGAAGGGCGAGCTGCAGGCGAGCAGGCAGAGTGAGCAGGAGCTGCGAAGCCACATCTGCAACCTGACCAACAGCGAGCGGAGCCTGAGACCAGAGGTGTCCCTGCTCCGACAGTCCAACATGCTGCTCCAGAGCAA GATTCTGTGTTTGACTAAAACCAAGCAGAGGGACAAACAGAGCAGTGCGATGCTGGAGAAGAAGACCAGAGCGGAGACGGAGGCCAGACTCTCTGCTGAGAAACAGTTGGCTGAGCTTCAAGCTCAGAAACTGGAGGAAGCAGCCAGCACAGCGCGGAGTCTAACAAACAG GCAGGAACACTGTGAAACCCAAATGTTAAGGAAAAGAGTTAAAGATCTAGAGACAGAGTACAAACAACTGCAGCTGGAGTGTCAAGTGAAAGAGAGTCGTGTGGTAGATCTAGAGAGTGATGTTGAG GCTTTGGGAAAGTACCGCTGTGTGGAGAAAGAGACGGACATGCTGCTGTCCACTCTGTCGGCCATGCAGGAGAAAGCTCAACATCTGGAGTACAACCTGAGCGCAGAGACTCGCATCAAACTGGACCTGTTCTCCGCTCTGGGAGACGCACGCCGACAGCTGGAGATCGCTCAAG ATAAAGTGATGAGGCAGGACCGGGAGATAAAGGAGATGAAGCAGAAGATAGCGGAGGTGATGGCCGTCAGCCCCGGCATGTCCTACATGGCTCCCCGGCCTCCGGTGCCGCAGTATCTCACCAAGTTACTCAACTCTGAGCGTTACATGCTGAATCCACGAGCGCTGATGTACCAGTGTCTGAAGAAATGA
- the si:dkey-12h9.6 gene encoding macoilin isoform X1 → MKKRYVDANRLRKMKKLKITEKLSESAYTFLKFMMMWTLVLLADFILEFRLEYLWPCWLFFGSVYTTFHCHGLVICVVFVCAAFTLDIFCLIFVPLHWLFFVASTYVLFNYIWHTEKGICISTVSLWILLVYTEASLRLKDLKTSHANLSHLFAAHCIGYPVVYLGFDATCYFTNIFKLRIQKAVQNENDFHMHLLQHSLPPGLQVYPKTGTDGSSSSKWKIKPESTQYQCQNSAVVAHDEVHTVDCLQIRSEERATEKGTLEVRAAEPNRRLLSSKPNESRDVLHCGAGGPESSMTPENLPQDEQGSKATRAAKSSSPKARRGSTNTPSPPAGRTEKKQRSSSKTVSPNRDVTEKSATAAQQNHHAEQMTKLEQELRRLKGELQASRQSEQELRSHICNLTNSERSLRPEVSLLRQSNMLLQSKILCLTKTKQRDKQSSAMLEKKTRAETEARLSAEKQLAELQAQKLEEAASTARSLTNRQEHCETQMLRKRVKDLETEYKQLQLECQVKESRVVDLESDVEALGKYRCVEKETDMLLSTLSAMQEKAQHLEYNLSAETRIKLDLFSALGDARRQLEIAQGSHSFFTFHFLMCILVPGLSGLLPLLRVSVCFYCCFFIHMYDANFCLSISNTFDMITNPRLGKHCYETEQITTLNLTMEMTRARCDSSKTPRFTKYFQFLVWDCESPALAQQVIGVVLFHLRTLAKTKAYLPLSDLERAFHAFITSKLGYYNALYTGMDQLQLRRLQLVQNSAVRLLTCTKKRDYITPVLASLHWLPILHRIHNKLLLTVYNLSGPYILVPLQSSTVS, encoded by the exons ATGAAGAAACGTTATGTGGACGCGAACAGGCTACggaaaatgaaaaaactgaaaattacGGAGAAGCTGTCTGAAAG TGCATACACGTTCCTGAAGTTTATGATGATGTGGACGCTGGTGCTGCTGGCAGATTTCATCCTTGAATTCAGACTGGAGTATTTGTGGCCATGCTGGCTCTTCTTTGGGAGTGTATACACCACGTTCCACTGCCACGGGCTG gttatttgtgttgtttttgtttgtgctgcCTTTACTCTGGACatcttttgtttaatttttgttCCTTTGCACTGGTTGTTCTTTGTGGCAAGCACCTATGTGTTATTCAATTACATATGGCACACAG AGAAAGGCATCTGTATATCAACAGTGTCCCTGTGGATCCTGCTTGTGTACACAGAGGCTTCACTTCGACTCAAAGACCTTAAAACCTCTCATGCCAACCTGTCTCATCTTTTTGCTGCACATTG CATTGGATATCCTGTAGTGTATCTGGGGTTTGACGCCACCTGCTACTTCACCAACATCTTCAAGCTGCGCATACAGAAAGCCGTGCAGAATGAGAATGACTTCCACATGCACCTCCTGCAGCACTCGCTTCCTCCAGGCCTGCAGGTTTACCCCAAGACTGGCACAGATGGCAGCAGCA GCTCAAAATGGAAGATAAAGCCTGAGTCGACTCAGTACCAGTGTCAGAACAGCGCCGTGGTGGCCCATGATGAGGTGCACACTGTGGACTGCCTCCAGATCCGCAGCGAGGAGAGAGCGACGGAGAAGGGAACTCTGGAGGTGCGGGCAGCCGAACCAAACCGACGGCTGCTATCATCCAAACCTAACGAGTCCAGAGATGTGCTCCACTGTGGGGCGGGAGGACCAGAATCCTCCATGACCCCGGAAAATCTACCTCAAGATGAGCAAGGAAGCAAAGCCACTCGGGCGGCTAAAAGCTCCTCGCCAAAAGCCCGCAGAGGCAGCACAAACACTCCGTCACCACCTGCGGGGAGGACTGAGAAGAAGCAAAGATCCAGCTCGAAAACAGTCAGCCCCAACCGGGACGTGACAGAGAAGAGCGCCACAGCAGCTCAGCAGAATCATCACGCTGAACAGATGACCAA GTTGGAGCAGGAGCTGAGGAGGCTGAAGGGCGAGCTGCAGGCGAGCAGGCAGAGTGAGCAGGAGCTGCGAAGCCACATCTGCAACCTGACCAACAGCGAGCGGAGCCTGAGACCAGAGGTGTCCCTGCTCCGACAGTCCAACATGCTGCTCCAGAGCAA GATTCTGTGTTTGACTAAAACCAAGCAGAGGGACAAACAGAGCAGTGCGATGCTGGAGAAGAAGACCAGAGCGGAGACGGAGGCCAGACTCTCTGCTGAGAAACAGTTGGCTGAGCTTCAAGCTCAGAAACTGGAGGAAGCAGCCAGCACAGCGCGGAGTCTAACAAACAG GCAGGAACACTGTGAAACCCAAATGTTAAGGAAAAGAGTTAAAGATCTAGAGACAGAGTACAAACAACTGCAGCTGGAGTGTCAAGTGAAAGAGAGTCGTGTGGTAGATCTAGAGAGTGATGTTGAG GCTTTGGGAAAGTACCGCTGTGTGGAGAAAGAGACGGACATGCTGCTGTCCACTCTGTCGGCCATGCAGGAGAAAGCTCAACATCTGGAGTACAACCTGAGCGCAGAGACTCGCATCAAACTGGACCTGTTCTCCGCTCTGGGAGACGCACGCCGACAGCTGGAGATCGCTCAAGGTTCTCActctttctttacatttcattttttaatgtgtattctTGTGCCTGGGTTGAGTGGCTTACTGCCTCTACTAAGagtttctgtatgtttttactGCTGCTTTTTTATTCATATGTATGATGCTAATTTTTGCCTAtcaatatcaaacacgtttgatatgatcacaaacccaagactaggaaaacactgttatgaaacagagcagattactaccttaaacttaacgatggagatgacgaGAGCGCgatgtgactccagtaaaactcctagatttactaaatactttcagtttttagtctgggactgtgaaagtCCAGCATTAGCGCAGCAGGTTATTGGAGTAGTGCTTTTCCACCTGAGAACACTAGCCAAGACCAAAGCCTACCTGCCTCTGAGTGACCTGGAGAGAGCTTTTCATGCCTTCATCACATCTAAACTGGGCTATTATAACGctctctacaccggcatggATCAATTGCAGCTTCGCCGTCTGCAGTTGGTCCAGAACTCAGCCGTCCGACTCCTCACCTGCACTAAAAAACGTGATTACATCACCCCAGTCCTTGCAtcgctccactggctccccatccTTCACCGCATCCACAACAAACTTCTACTGACTGTTTATAATCTGTCTGGCCCCTACATACTTGTCCCCCTCCAGAGCTCTACGGTCAGCTGA